The sequence below is a genomic window from bacterium.
ACCGGCTGATGTCGACCAGGTGCGTTGGCTGCTCGATCTCGAGCTTCATCAGGTCGAGCAGATTGGTGCCCCCGCTGATGTACTTCGCGCCGGGCATGGATGCGGCGGCGACCGCCGCCTGCGCGTCCGGCGCGCGCTCGTAGGTGAAGGCCCTCATCGGCGCGTCCCTCCTGCCACATCCCGGATGGCAGCCACGATGTTCGGATACGCCGCGCACCGGCAGATGTTGCCGCTCATCCGCTCGCGGATCTCTGCGTCCGTCAATGTGATCTCTGGGGTCGCCACATCGGTGGTGACGTGGCTGGGCCACCCGGCCTTCACCTCGGCCAGCATGCCCACGGCTGAACAGATCTGGCCGGGGGTGCAGTACCCGCATTGGAAGCCGTCGCGCTCGACGAAGGCGGCTTGCAAAGGGTGCAGGGCGGCTGGCGAGCCGAGCCCCTCGATCGTCACGACCTCGTCCCCCTCATGCATGACAGCCAGGGTCAGGCAGGAGTTGATGCGCCGGCCATTGATCAGGACAGTGCAGGCGCCGCACTGGCCGTGGTCGCACCCCTTCTTCGTCCCTGTCAGATGCAGGTGTTCGCGAAGGGCATCAAGCAGTGTGACACGGGCGTCAAGCATGAGCCGATGCTTGACGCCGTTCACGACAAAGCACACCGAATAATCCGTCGTCGTGGACGGGCCCCACGCCTCTTCGGCAGGCACCACACGTTTGCTCGTCATTTGAAGCTCCTCTTTCGGAGTCTTGATACAAAGGATCCCGGGCGCTCCAGCAGAGTCGGGCCAGGGCAGCGGCCCATGACAATCGCCGCATCAGTGTGCCAGCCGCCACATGCCTCCACCCGAATCCGAACCTGGCCGGCTCCCCGGCTCGGGGATTGGCCCTTCCACCACACGCAGCGTGCCCGGTGCGGGGACTTCCGCTACTCTATAGGTGGCTTTCATTTGCGCCCCACCCACCGCTATTTCATCCTCGCGGAACGACAAGCGCGCCATCGCCGTCTCGAAGCCTTTCATTTTGGCCGCTTCGATGGTCTGATTCTGAGCGGTCAACTGAGTTGCGTTGGTGGACATGAACGTCTTCATTTCTCGGCGAGGACGTCCGGAACCGGTACCCCTAGGGCTTTCAGGAGCCCGGCGAGCTTTCGATCAAGCTCCCTGCCAACCTCGGTGATCTCACGGACGCCGAAACTGGAAAAGACCGTGCTGGGTTGGTCGACGACGAAGTATGTACGATCGTCGGGCCCCGTGCAGATGGCCGTCCGCAAAGGCGCATAGAGCATCACGGCC
It includes:
- a CDS encoding 2Fe-2S iron-sulfur cluster-binding protein — its product is MTSKRVVPAEEAWGPSTTTDYSVCFVVNGVKHRLMLDARVTLLDALREHLHLTGTKKGCDHGQCGACTVLINGRRINSCLTLAVMHEGDEVVTIEGLGSPAALHPLQAAFVERDGFQCGYCTPGQICSAVGMLAEVKAGWPSHVTTDVATPEITLTDAEIRERMSGNICRCAAYPNIVAAIRDVAGGTRR